Proteins encoded together in one Ipomoea triloba cultivar NCNSP0323 chromosome 4, ASM357664v1 window:
- the LOC116016092 gene encoding uncharacterized protein LOC116016092, protein MVGRFFPLPNPTDMSSCRSRSDHLIILLSGPPSSGKTSLLFQYALNSALEFNGAVVFICNRHKLDTKPPFLSQGVDPSSDIFQRIHIKYVDDDEGIKRYFAAFHIHHVNPVSVIIDDFADFFDERNCQQRYNNARGRDLAMVRTLALCRNAVDSANY, encoded by the exons ATGGTGGGAAGATTCTTTCCGCTTCCAAATCCTACTGATATGAGCAGCTGTCGGAGTCGCAGTGACCACCTTATCATTCTTCTTTCTGGCCCTCCATCCTC AGGAAAAACCTCGTTACTGTTCCAGTACGCATTGAACTCGGCATTGGAGTTCAACGGCGCCGTGGTGTTCATCTGCAACCGTCACAAGTTAGATACCAAACCCCCCTTTCTCTCTCAGGGCGTTGATCCTTCTTCCGACATTTTTCAACGTATTCACATCAAGTATGTAGATGATGATGAAGGAATTAAGAGATACTTTGCTGCATTCCACATTCATCATGTAAACCCTGTTTCAGTTATAATTGATGATTTTGCTGATTTCTTTGACGAAAGAAATTGCCAACAGAGGTACAATAATGCTAGAGGAAGGGACTTGGCAATGGTTCGAACTTTAGCCCTGTGCCGAAATGCCGTTGATTCTGCCAATTACTGA
- the LOC116016430 gene encoding bifunctional aspartokinase/homoserine dehydrogenase 1, chloroplastic-like has product MAFSSSISPCKLSSKPLLGAANVPPKTKKMPPADMHKICPFSALPRSAFSKLEFNTHGGRRELSSFSIYSAIISPERTADETIEKIQLPKGDSWSVHKFGGTCVGNSERIRNVANVIVKDQSERKLVVVSAMSKVTDMMYDLIYKAESRDDSYITALDAVLEKYKLTAVDLLDGDELASFLSKLQGDIKNLKAMLRAIYIAGHATESFSAFVVGHGELWSAHLLSCVVRKNGVDCKWMDTREVLIVNPSGANQVDPDYLESQERLEKWYSRNPSKTIIATGFIASTAQNIPTTLKRDGSDFSAAIMGALFKARQVTIWTDVDGVYSADPRKVNEAVILKKLSYQEAWEMSYFGANVLHPRTIVPVMQYDIPIVIKNIFNLSAPGTMICRSNETEFEDGEKPESLVKGFATIDNVALVNVEGTGMVGVPGTASAIFNAVKDVGANVIMISQASSEHSVCFAVPEKEVKAVAEVLESRFKQALGVGRISQIAVIPNCSILAAVGQKMASTPGVSCTLFSALAKANINIRAIAQGCSEYNITVVIKREDCVKALHAVHSRFYLSRTSIAVGIIGPGLIGGTLLNQFKDQTAVLKEKFNIDLRVLGIIGLNTMLLSEKGIDLSSWTDLLKEGEKPDLEKFVQHVSENHFIPNTVLVDCTADPYIASHYYEWLHRGIHVITPNKKANSGPLDKYLKLRDLQRQSYTHYFYEATVGAGLPIISTLRGLLETGDKILKIEGIFSGTLSYIFTNFIGERAFSEVVKEAKDAGFTEPDPRDDLSGTDVGRKVVILARECGLKLELSDLPVQSLVPEKLQASASAEDFMQQLPKFDQYMTKQRMEAENAGEVLRYVGIVDVANERGSVELQRYKKDHPFAQLSGSDNIIAFTTERYSKQPLIVRGPGAGAEVTAGGVFNDILRLASYLGAPS; this is encoded by the exons ATGGCGTTCTCGTCCTCGATTTCTCCGTGCAAGCTCTCCTCTAAGCCACTGTTGGGAGCCGCCAATGTCCCGCCTAAAACTAAGAAGATGCCCCCCGCCGACATGCACAAGATCTGCCCTTTCTCTGCTCTCCCCCGCTCTGCTTTCTCTAA ACTTGAATTTAATACCCATGGGGGAAGAAGAGAATTATCAAGTTTCAGCATATATTCTGCTATTATTAGCCCAG AGCGCACTGCTGATGAAACTATAGAGAAAATTCAGCTTCCAAAGGGTGATAGTTGGAGTGTACATAAATTTGGCGGTACCTGTGTGGGAAACTCAGAGAGGATCCGCAATGTTGCAAACGTTATTGTTAAAGACCAATCAGAAAGAAAGCTGGTTGTTGTGTCTGCAATGTCAAAAGTGACGGATATGATGTATGATCTGATTTATAAAGCAGAGTCCAGAGATGACTCATATATAACTGCATTAGATGCTGTTCTTGAAAAATATAAGTTAACAGCAGTAGATCTGCTAGATGGAGATGAGCTTGCTAGTTTTTTATCTAAGCTCCAAGGTGACATCAAAAACCTCAAAGCTATGCTCCGTGCAATATACATTG CTGGTCATGCAACAGAATCTTTTTCAGCTTTTGTTGTAGGCCATGGGGAATTGTGGTCGGCTCATTTATTGTCATGTGTTGTTAGAAAG AATGGAGTGGACTGCAAATGGATGGACACTAGGGAGGTCCTTATTGTGAATCCTTCTGGTGCTAATCAAGTTGATCCTGATTATTTGGAGTCACAAGAAAGACTTGAGAAATGGTACTCTAGGAATCCATCTAAAACAATCATTGCAACTGGCTTTATAGCCAGCACTGCTCAGAACATCCCTACAACTCTGAAAAGGGATGGTAGTGACTTTTCTGCTGCTATTATGGGTGCTCTATTTAAAGCACGCCAAGTAACTATCTGGACAGATGTTGATGGTGTATATAGTGCAGACCCAAGAAAAG TTAATGAGGCAGTGATACTGAAGAAATTATCTTATCAAGAAGCTTGGGAAATG TCATACTTTGGTGCCAATGTCTTGCATCCTCGGACAATTGTTCCAGTTATGCAATATGATATTCCGATTGTTATAAAAAATATCTTTAACCTTTCTGCTCCTGGAACAATGATCTGTCGGTCTAATGAGACTGAGTTTGAAGATGGAGAGAAACCAGAATCCCTTGTCAAAGGATTTGCAACAATAGACAATGTGGCACTAGTGAATGTTGAAGG AACTGGAATGGTTGGTGTCCCTGGTACAGCTAGTGCAATTTTTAATGCTGTTAAAGATGTTGGAGCTAATGTAATCATGATATCTCAG GCTAGTAGTGAGCATTCTGTATGTTTTGCCGTGCCTGAAAAGGAAGTTAAAGCTGTTGCTGAAGTTTTAGAGTCTAGATTTAAGCAAGCATTGGGTGTTGGGCGAATCTCTCAG ATTGCAGTTATACCAAACTGTAGCATTTTGGCAGCTGTTGGCCAGAAAATGGCAAGTACCCCTGGAGTCAGTTGTACTCTTTTCTCCGCACTTGCAAAG GCTAACATCAATATCCGTGCTATAGCTCAAGGTTGCTCAGAGTACAATATTACAGTAGTTATAAAGCGAGAAGACTGTGTGAAGGCTTTACATGCTGTGCACTCAAGATTTTATTTGTCAAGAACCTCAATTGCGGTGGGCATTATTGGACCTGGGTTGATCGGTGGTACTCTGCTTAACCAGTTCAAGGACCAG ACTGCTGTCCTAAAGGAAAAATTTAACATTGATTTGCGTGTTTTGGGTATCATTGGACTGAATACAATGCTATTGAGTGAGAA GGGTATAGACTTGTCAAGTTGGACTGACCTGCTAAAGGAAGGGGAAAAGCCTGACTTAGAGAAGTTCGTTCAGCATGTGAGTGAAAATCACTTCATACCAAATACTGTTTTGGTAGACTGTACAGCAGACCCTTACATTGCAAGCCACTACTATGAGTGGTTGCATAGAGGAATACATGTGATCACGCCTAATAAAAAAGCAAATTCAGGACCCCTTGATAAG TACTTGAAGCTGAGAGATTTGCAACGCCAATCATATACACATTACTTTTATGAGGCCACTGTTGGAGCAGGTCTTCCAATTATTAGCACCTTACGTGGCCTGCTGGAAACTGGGGACAAGATATTGAAGATTGAGGGCATATTCAG TGGAACTCTTAGCTACATATTCACCAACTTCATTGGGGAACGAGCTTTCAGTGAGGTGGTGAAGGAGGCAAAAGACGCGGGTTTTACAGAACCAGACCCAAGGGATGACTTGTCTGGAACAGATGTTGGCAGAAAG GTTGTAATTCTAGCTAGAGAATGTGGTTTGAAGCTAGAACTTTCTGATTTACCTGTTCAGAGCCTTGTTCCAGAAAAATTACAG GCTAGTGCATCAGCTGAGGACTTTATGCAGCAGCTGCCAAAATTTGATCAATACATGACTAAACAAAGAATGGAAGCTGAAAATGCAGGGGAG GTTTTGAGATATGTCGGGATAGTGGACGTGGCCAACGAAAGAGGGAGCGTAGAACTGCAAAGATACAAGAAAGACCACCCATTCGCTCAACTCTCAGGGTCTGATAACATCATTGCATTCACAACCGAAAGGTACTCCAAGCAGCCTCTGATCGTACGCGGCCCTGGAGCCGGTGCTGAAGTTACTGCCGGTGGGGTGTTCAATGACATTCTGCGACTCGCCTCCTATCTTGGTGCTCCCTCATAA